The sequence TTTGACTAAAGGAGCGGGTACATTGTAGATAAACTTTCCGTCGCAGGCTAGAGCTCCCTTTTTCCCTCGAGTGACAACAACATAATGTTTAACCTCAGGGGTTAAACAGTTCGGGGCGAGTTTTTGGAAGATTGCTTTTTCCTTGAAGGGTTTGATGCCGGTCAGAAACGAAGCCTCGTCGTCATTCAATATTAAAACATCAATTTTTTCTAAAATCTGGCCAATGTTTTTTAAAACCAACTGATCAAGGCTTGGATTCAAAGCTATTTTTACCTTGTTTTGGTAAGCAAAATTAACTAGTTTTTCAGTTAAAGCGGCAGCTTGTTCCCACAAGGGCGCCAAATACAGCCATTTGGCATTTTTAAGCCCTTGCCAATCAATGTCTTTTTCATTTAGGGTTCTAGAGGCCCCGTGAAAAAGCAAGATAGTCCTTTCGATCTGGGCGTGTAAAATCAAGCCAATGTCGGTTTTTTCGCGGCTTTTGACTCTTACCATGCTCGCGTCAATGCCTTTTTTATTTAACTCGTCAATTATTTCCTGGCCGGCCAAATCTTGGCCCAAAACCCCGCAAAATCCGGTTTTTAGGCCCTGTAAAGCAAAAGTCGTGGCCGCGTTCAATCCCCCGCCCCCGGAAAAATAGCGGATGTTTTTTAATTCAATTTTTTCACCCAAAGGCAATACTAAATTATCGTGTTTTTGTAGGTCTTTGGCGTCCAAAAAAATATCTTTGGTGGCCGATCCAACGGCAATAATATCCAACATTTCGCTTGACAACTTTAAGTTTGTATGTTATTATGTTTTTGCGAGGAAAAAAACAGGTCGATCTCTCTTTGAAATTTCATTGAGAATCGGCTGAAAGATGGCAAATTTGAAAAGGGGCAATCAGCGCGGGCATCGTCCCGCCCGCCCCAATAGGGAATTTTTTCCCCTCCTCCCTTCCGGAGGAGCTATAAAATAGCCCGCCTCGCTCTGGCTAATACCAACCCTTCAATTTTTTTGAGGGGCTGTGTTTTTTTCAACTTCGTTGACTTTCATGATCGTTTTTATTACGCTGTCAGGATTGACGGAAATTGATTCGATCCCCTCTTTGACTAGGAATTCGACAAAATCGGGAAAGTTCGCTGACGCTTCGCCGCAGATGCCGACGTATTTGTTTTTCTTTTGGCAGGCTTTGATAATTTGCGAAATCATTTGTTTTACGGCCTCGTTTCTTTCGTCGCCGATTTTGCTCAATTCAGCGTTGTCGCGGTCTAATCCCAAAACCAGCTGGGCTAAGTCATTTGATCCGATTGACATGCCGTCAAATATATTCAGGAATTCGTCGGCAAGCAAAATGTTTGAAGGAATTTCCGCCATGACCAATACCTTGAGTTTTTCCTCGCCCGCCGTAGCTTTAGCGGCTTCAGCAGAAGTGGGTTTCAAGCCATTTTTCGCCAAGAGATCCAGAACTTTCTTGCCTTCTTTCGGGGTGCGGCAAAAAGGCACCATCAGCCAAATATTCTTCAAGCCGAATTCATTGATTGCTTTTTTAATCGCTTGACACTCCATTTCAAAAGCCGGCTGGAATTTTTGGCTGTAATATCTGGAAGCGCCGCGCAATCCTATCATTGGGTTTTGTTCCTCCGGCTCGAATAATTCTCCGCCAATCAAATTCCGGTACTCATTAGTTTTGAGGTCTGACAAACGGAGAATTATTGGCCTTGGCCAAAAGGCGGCGGCAATTTGTGAAATTCCCTCGGCCAGTTCATCGACAAAATATTCTTTTTTATCTTTATAACCAACCGTTATTTCGTCTATTTGCTTGATTATTGTTTTTAATTTGGGATTTTGAATTTGGGATTTGTTTGGAACTTGGAACTTAGAACTTGGAACCTTGAGCTCTTTGTAGTGATAAAGAGCGAGCGGATGTATCTTTATCTTTTCCGCCAAAATGAACTCTGTTCTTGCCAGTCCCACGCCCGCAGCCGGCAGGAATGACGTTTTATAAGCGATTTCCGGGGCGCCGATATTAACCATTATCTTTGTTTTTGTTTCTGGTAGCTTCCGGAGATCCGATCTCCGGAAGCTAAAGGGAATTTTGCCCTTGAAAATCCGACCTTCTCCGGACGAACAATCAATGGTGGTTTCTTTGCCGGTTTTCAGCATTTTGGTTCCGGTTTTTGTTCCGACAACCGCAGGAATGCCTAGTTCCCGTGAAACAATAGCGGCGTGGGAGGTCCGACCTCCTTCGTCTGTGACGAGAGCTGAGGCGATTCGCATTGCCGGCAGCCAATCAGGATCAGTCATCTTCGTCACCAACACTTCGCCCTGTCTGAAATGGCTGATTTCGGCCGTGCTCTTTATAATTTTCGCCCTGCCTTGGCCGATTTTACTGCCGATGGCGATTCCTTTAAGAATCGGCTTTTGGCTGGTTTTTATTTCATACTCTTCAAAATAGTTCTGTGATTTGATTGCCTGGACTGTTTCCGGCCTTGATTGGACAACGAACAATTTTCCGGTCTTGCCGTCCTTGGCCCATTCAATGTCCTGGGGCTGGCCATAGTGTTTTTCAATCAGGCAGGCCCACTTGGCCAGGGTCAGGACTTCTTCTTCTGTCAGGGAAAATCTGGCTTGTTCGCCAGGAGACACCGCCATTTCTTTTAGGCCGCCTTTTTCATCAAAGACGTATTTTCTTGTTTTCCGGCCGAGATTTTTGACGATGACCGGCCGATAATCTTTGAGAGTTGGTTTGAAAACGCAGAATTCATCCGGAGTAATTTTTCCTTTGACGATTAGTTCTCCGACGCCGTAGATTGAGTTAACTAGGACGACGTTTCTAAAACCGCTTTCCGTATCCAGAGTGAAAATGATGCCCGAGCTGGCCAGATCCGACCGAACCATTTTTTGAACGCCGACCGAAAGAGCGAATTTCAACTGGGGAATTTTGTTCTGTTCGCGGTAGGCAATGGCTCGGTCGGTGAAAATCGAGATCAGACTTTGTTTGACAGCCCAAAGCAGTTTTTCTTCGCCTTTGACGTTGAGAAAAGTTTCGAATTGTCCGGCAAAAGAAGCAGTCGGACTGTCTTCGGCCACGCCCGAGGTTCTGACGGCAACCTCGATTTCTTTTGAGCCGTATTTTTCTGACAGTTGTTGGTAGAATTTCCTCGTTTCATTTTCCAGGTCAGCTGGGATTCTGCTCTGTAAAATCAGCCGGCGGCAGAATTTTCCGGTTTTCTGCAGGCTGACAATGTTTTGCGGATTAAAATCCTTAAAAGCGCTCTCCAGTTTTTTCTGCAGGTGGTTTTCTTTTATGAAGCGCCAATAAGCCCGGCTGGTCAAGGCAAAGCCGTTCGGAACATTAATCCCCTGCCTACCGGCAGGCAGGCTTTTTCTGGTCAATTCGGAAAACATTTCCCCCAAAGAAGCGTTTTTTCCGCCCACCAGCGACACGTCTTTAATAGAAATATCTTTGAACCATAAAATCAATTTTTCTGTTTTCTTTTTCATTTTTTGTCACTCTACTGCTACGTAGCAGTAGAGTGAGCGGTTAATTGGGTTTAACTTGAGCTTTGATTTTTTCTACGATTTCGGGATTGGCCAGGGTGGAAAGATCGCCCAACTCTTCGCCGATCAGAAGTTTCTTTAAGATTCTTCGCATAATCTTTCCCGAGCGGGTCTTGGGCAAATCTTCAACAATGTAAATTTGTTTTGGCAGGGCGATCGGTCCGATCTCTTTTTTAATTTGGTCAATCACCGCTTGTTTTAATTCGTTTTCATTGGGATTTAACTTACCTTGGGTATCTGAGGTGCTGAAAAACGGGCCTTTTTCCCTGACGGCGAAAACAACAATCGCTTCTCCTTTTATCTCGTCGGGAACGCCGACGACAGCTGTCTCGCCTAAAAATTCGTGTTTGTTGACAGCGTTTTCCAGTTCGCCAGTTGAAATCCGGTGGCCAGCCACTTTTAAAACATCGTCAACCCGGCCCAGGATTCTGACTAACCCTTCTTTGTTTTTGAAAGCCGCGTCAGAAGTAAAATAGGTTTTACCGCCATACTGCGACCAGTAAGTTTGACGGTATTTTTCGTCGTTGTTATAAATGCCGCGTAGCATGCCTGGAGGAAAAGGCGGCAGGATTACTAGATTGCCGGATTTTCCGGCCGGGCAAGATTGGCCTTGTTCGTCTAAAATGTCGGCTTTGACGCCGGGGAAAGGCAGTCCGGCAAAAGCGGGCTTAAAAGGGCCTATTCCGGGCAAGGAGCTGATCAAAATACCGCCGGTTTCTGTTTGCCACCAGGTGTCAACGATTTCGCATTTGCTTTTGCCGACATTTTCAAAATACCACAGCCAGGCCGCTTCGTCGATCGGCTCTCCCACCGAACCCAAAAGGCGCAGGCTGGAAAGATTTTCTTCCTTGATTTCTGCCTCGCCGTATTTTTGGAACATTCTGATGGCAGTGGGAGCGGTGTAAAAAATCGTGATTTTGTGTTTTTCAATGGTTTTTGCCCAGCGGTCAGGAGCGGGCCAGTCAGGCGCGCCCTCAAACATCAAAGTGGCGATGCCGTTGAGCAGAGGCGAGTAAACGCCGTAAGTATGGCCGGTCACCCAACCTATATCGGCGGTGCACCAAAAAATATCATCATCTTTGAAATCGAAAATCCATTTGCCGGTAGCTTGAGCCTGGACCGCGTAGCCGCCGCAGGTGTGCAAAATTCCTTTGGGTTGGCCCGTCGAGCCGCTCGTATATAAGATAAAAAATGGGTCTTCGCTGTCCATTGTCTCTGGGGAGCATTCCGGCTTTTCTTTGGTTATAAGTTCATGCCACCAGAAATCGCGGTTTTCCTGCCAAGAAATCTCATTGCCCGCTCTTTTGACGAGAATCACTTTTTCAACTGAAGTTTCCCCGACGCCTTGGTCAGCCGCGGCTTTGAGATTGATGACTTGACCCCTTCTATAGTAGCCGTCGGCAGTAATCAGGATTTTGGCGCCGGTGTCTTGAATCCGGGCTTGCAGGGCAGTGGGCGAAAAGGCGGAAAAAACCACCGAATGGACAGC is a genomic window of bacterium containing:
- the ppsA gene encoding phosphoenolpyruvate synthase, whose protein sequence is MKKKTEKLILWFKDISIKDVSLVGGKNASLGEMFSELTRKSLPAGRQGINVPNGFALTSRAYWRFIKENHLQKKLESAFKDFNPQNIVSLQKTGKFCRRLILQSRIPADLENETRKFYQQLSEKYGSKEIEVAVRTSGVAEDSPTASFAGQFETFLNVKGEEKLLWAVKQSLISIFTDRAIAYREQNKIPQLKFALSVGVQKMVRSDLASSGIIFTLDTESGFRNVVLVNSIYGVGELIVKGKITPDEFCVFKPTLKDYRPVIVKNLGRKTRKYVFDEKGGLKEMAVSPGEQARFSLTEEEVLTLAKWACLIEKHYGQPQDIEWAKDGKTGKLFVVQSRPETVQAIKSQNYFEEYEIKTSQKPILKGIAIGSKIGQGRAKIIKSTAEISHFRQGEVLVTKMTDPDWLPAMRIASALVTDEGGRTSHAAIVSRELGIPAVVGTKTGTKMLKTGKETTIDCSSGEGRIFKGKIPFSFRRSDLRKLPETKTKIMVNIGAPEIAYKTSFLPAAGVGLARTEFILAEKIKIHPLALYHYKELKVPSSKFQVPNKSQIQNPKLKTIIKQIDEITVGYKDKKEYFVDELAEGISQIAAAFWPRPIILRLSDLKTNEYRNLIGGELFEPEEQNPMIGLRGASRYYSQKFQPAFEMECQAIKKAINEFGLKNIWLMVPFCRTPKEGKKVLDLLAKNGLKPTSAEAAKATAGEEKLKVLVMAEIPSNILLADEFLNIFDGMSIGSNDLAQLVLGLDRDNAELSKIGDERNEAVKQMISQIIKACQKKNKYVGICGEASANFPDFVEFLVKEGIESISVNPDSVIKTIMKVNEVEKNTAPQKN
- a CDS encoding carbohydrate kinase family protein encodes the protein MLDIIAVGSATKDIFLDAKDLQKHDNLVLPLGEKIELKNIRYFSGGGGLNAATTFALQGLKTGFCGVLGQDLAGQEIIDELNKKGIDASMVRVKSREKTDIGLILHAQIERTILLFHGASRTLNEKDIDWQGLKNAKWLYLAPLWEQAAALTEKLVNFAYQNKVKIALNPSLDQLVLKNIGQILEKIDVLILNDDEASFLTGIKPFKEKAIFQKLAPNCLTPEVKHYVVVTRGKKGALACDGKFIYNVPAPLVKVVDATGAGDSFGSGFVAGLTAKHGRSDLPRIIERALKLAMSNAISNILVVGANQGLLKKGQPLLKIKVRKRAWSA
- the acs gene encoding acetate--CoA ligase, whose protein sequence is MEIKKDKPIYEKASKDPIGFWEDLASEISWQKKWGKAFVHEPPYFKWFIGGKLNITESCLDRHLKDKGDKTALIWEPEPLEEKLKLITYGQLFAEVCKFANALKKLGVKKGDRVAIYMPMIPETVVSMLACARIGAVHSVVFSAFSPTALQARIQDTGAKILITADGYYRRGQVINLKAAADQGVGETSVEKVILVKRAGNEISWQENRDFWWHELITKEKPECSPETMDSEDPFFILYTSGSTGQPKGILHTCGGYAVQAQATGKWIFDFKDDDIFWCTADIGWVTGHTYGVYSPLLNGIATLMFEGAPDWPAPDRWAKTIEKHKITIFYTAPTAIRMFQKYGEAEIKEENLSSLRLLGSVGEPIDEAAWLWYFENVGKSKCEIVDTWWQTETGGILISSLPGIGPFKPAFAGLPFPGVKADILDEQGQSCPAGKSGNLVILPPFPPGMLRGIYNNDEKYRQTYWSQYGGKTYFTSDAAFKNKEGLVRILGRVDDVLKVAGHRISTGELENAVNKHEFLGETAVVGVPDEIKGEAIVVFAVREKGPFFSTSDTQGKLNPNENELKQAVIDQIKKEIGPIALPKQIYIVEDLPKTRSGKIMRRILKKLLIGEELGDLSTLANPEIVEKIKAQVKPN